Proteins encoded by one window of uncultured Cohaesibacter sp.:
- a CDS encoding methyl-accepting chemotaxis protein — MLKNLSITLKSLISFSMLAFIGIAVGGISYYQADTVSTAIERLEEAEQKVDALSETKMSIIEQYASLKSFLLTGDLTASDNVKDWSNRISSKLSSLSGIEGFNEVATQWQTWNDEFANKQLALMRNPMTVDLARAIEVSGESSRAVKAVLDHLDEHLAEMTQLQHEMNTIQNNAVGTMQSSALIGLVLLVLGTAALLMLNNAVVSRPLGRLADATETLAKGNLNVNIANDERHDEIGRMYSALGIFRSNLEHTRELETQAERQRTESETRRREDLKRLAEQFEQTMGSIARAISSTCQNLQSNSIELSAISDDTTQKAVSVASASQEASTNVETVASATEELSASINQISEQVAKSANLSTDAVHEVERTTQSVEELKKVLDEIGSVTRLINDIAAQTNLLALNATIEAARAGEAGRGFAVVANEVKDLASQTSKATEQIEQQIANMQQAAFNSIDATHSVAEKVRAITHETNEMATAADQQNMATGEIARNIAEAASGTRNVSASMEVVNGSALKTGEVSNTMRTMIDDVNEQSKSLQKEMEAFLKILLAA; from the coding sequence ATGCTGAAAAATTTGTCTATCACTCTGAAAAGCCTCATTTCCTTCTCCATGCTTGCCTTCATCGGCATCGCAGTGGGAGGCATCAGCTACTATCAGGCCGACACGGTCTCGACCGCAATCGAACGCCTCGAAGAAGCAGAGCAGAAAGTCGACGCCCTGTCCGAAACCAAGATGTCGATTATCGAACAATATGCTTCGTTGAAGTCTTTCCTTCTGACAGGAGACCTCACCGCGTCCGACAATGTGAAGGACTGGTCCAACAGGATTTCTTCAAAGCTCTCTTCCCTGTCCGGCATCGAAGGCTTCAATGAAGTCGCAACTCAGTGGCAGACTTGGAACGACGAGTTTGCCAACAAGCAGCTCGCACTGATGCGGAACCCGATGACTGTTGATCTGGCTCGCGCCATCGAAGTGTCCGGCGAAAGCAGCCGCGCTGTGAAAGCAGTTCTTGATCATCTGGATGAACATCTTGCCGAGATGACCCAGTTGCAGCACGAAATGAACACGATCCAGAACAATGCTGTCGGCACGATGCAATCATCCGCTCTAATCGGGCTGGTACTGTTGGTCCTTGGAACCGCCGCATTGCTGATGCTCAACAATGCCGTTGTGTCCCGGCCTCTCGGTCGCCTCGCCGATGCCACCGAAACGCTGGCAAAAGGCAACCTGAACGTCAATATCGCAAACGACGAACGCCACGACGAAATCGGGCGTATGTACAGTGCACTGGGCATTTTCCGCTCCAACCTTGAGCATACCCGTGAGTTGGAAACACAGGCGGAACGTCAGCGCACCGAGAGCGAGACACGCAGACGCGAAGACCTCAAGCGACTGGCAGAACAGTTCGAACAAACCATGGGCAGCATCGCGCGTGCCATTTCCTCGACCTGCCAGAACCTGCAGAGCAATTCCATCGAACTGTCGGCCATCTCGGACGACACGACCCAGAAAGCCGTTTCTGTTGCCTCCGCATCGCAGGAAGCAAGCACCAACGTGGAAACCGTCGCATCGGCTACCGAAGAACTGTCAGCCTCGATCAACCAAATCAGCGAGCAGGTCGCCAAATCCGCCAACCTGTCCACCGATGCTGTGCATGAAGTCGAGCGCACCACGCAGTCCGTCGAAGAGCTCAAGAAAGTGCTCGATGAAATCGGCAGCGTCACCCGCTTGATCAATGACATCGCAGCCCAGACCAACCTGCTCGCGCTCAACGCAACCATTGAGGCAGCTCGGGCCGGTGAAGCTGGACGAGGCTTTGCGGTCGTTGCCAACGAGGTGAAAGATCTGGCTAGCCAGACCTCGAAAGCCACCGAACAGATCGAACAGCAGATTGCCAACATGCAGCAGGCTGCCTTCAACTCGATCGACGCAACCCACAGCGTTGCCGAAAAAGTGCGTGCCATCACCCACGAAACGAACGAGATGGCAACCGCTGCCGACCAGCAGAACATGGCCACCGGCGAGATTGCTCGCAACATTGCAGAAGCGGCCTCCGGCACCCGCAATGTCTCGGCCTCCATGGAAGTGGTGAACGGATCCGCCCTGAAAACAGGTGAGGTCTCCAACACCATGCGCACCATGATCGACGATGTGAACGAGCAGAGCAAATCGCTGCAGAAGGAAATGGAAGCCTTCCTCAAGATCCTTCTGGCTGCCTGA
- a CDS encoding sugar-binding transcriptional regulator, with amino-acid sequence MARVNELRLIARIAQMYHIDGFRQADIARHLHISQASVSRMLKKAQEEEIVRTTIVAPSGTFSELETTLRFKYSLPEVIVVETSEDSPGPIMARIGEAAAHLLETTLQPEEIIGVASWSESILKMVENIHPMRQGQAKYVVQTLGGMGDPTVQTHATQLTTRLARLTGAEPRLLSAPGVAQSREAKLVLLSDTYIRETMDLFGKITLAIVGIGSVEPSSMLARSGNVFSPMELTELTEAGAVGDMSLRFFDADGKIVKTPLDDRVIGLPLEDLAHVSRVVALAGGSGKTEAIHGALKTGYIGTLITDNYTAQRLVDRSDGK; translated from the coding sequence GTGGCTAGGGTAAACGAACTGCGACTGATCGCCCGTATCGCGCAAATGTATCATATCGACGGGTTCAGGCAAGCCGACATTGCGCGGCATTTGCACATCTCACAGGCTTCTGTTTCCCGCATGCTGAAGAAGGCTCAGGAAGAGGAAATCGTCCGCACGACAATCGTTGCGCCGTCCGGGACCTTTTCCGAGCTGGAAACGACCCTGCGTTTCAAATACTCCCTGCCGGAAGTGATCGTTGTCGAGACATCCGAGGACAGTCCCGGGCCGATCATGGCGAGGATCGGCGAGGCGGCCGCGCATCTTCTGGAGACCACCTTGCAGCCCGAAGAAATCATCGGTGTCGCAAGCTGGAGCGAATCCATTCTAAAGATGGTCGAGAATATCCATCCGATGCGACAGGGGCAGGCGAAATATGTGGTGCAGACGCTCGGCGGCATGGGAGATCCGACGGTGCAGACCCACGCCACGCAGTTGACCACGCGTCTGGCGCGGCTGACCGGAGCAGAGCCTCGGCTTCTCTCGGCGCCCGGAGTTGCCCAATCCCGCGAAGCCAAGCTGGTGCTGCTCAGCGACACCTATATACGCGAGACCATGGATCTGTTCGGCAAGATCACGCTCGCCATCGTGGGCATCGGTTCGGTTGAACCCTCGTCCATGCTGGCACGGTCGGGTAACGTCTTCTCGCCCATGGAACTGACCGAGTTGACCGAGGCAGGCGCCGTCGGGGACATGAGCCTTCGTTTCTTTGATGCTGATGGCAAGATCGTGAAAACGCCTCTTGATGATCGTGTCATCGGTCTGCCGCTCGAAGATCTGGCGCATGTTAGCCGCGTCGTGGCTCTGGCGGGCGGCAGCGGGAAGACCGAAGCAATTCATGGTGCGCTGAAAACAGGCTATATCGGTACCCTGATCACCGACAATTACACGGCTCAGCGACTTGTGGACCGTTCAGACGGCAAATAG
- a CDS encoding branched-chain amino acid ABC transporter permease yields the protein MDAIILQILNGLDKGSAYALIALGLTLIFGTLGVVNFAHGALFMLGSFCAVTLQKLLSLSFKVEDPTKKDFLGNPLKVDTPYVVDWFGDVAGNAILNWSVPLAILFAIPIMLFIGYAMERGLIKHFYKRPHADQILVTFGLAIVIQEIVKYFYGANPIPTPAPDVFKGSLDFGVLIGFAENTIIYPYWRLVYFLFSAVIIGAVFAFLRFTTFGMVVRAGMADRETVGLLGINIDKRFTIMFGLAAAVAGLAGVMYAPINSPNYHMGMDFLVLSFVVVVVGGMGSLPGAVLAGFLLGILESFASMNEIKSVIPGIDQIIIYLVAIIILLTRPRGLMGRKGVMEE from the coding sequence ATGGACGCAATCATTCTTCAGATTCTCAACGGTCTTGACAAAGGCAGCGCCTATGCCCTGATCGCACTGGGACTGACTCTCATCTTCGGCACGCTGGGTGTGGTCAATTTCGCCCATGGTGCCTTGTTCATGCTCGGCTCCTTCTGTGCCGTGACGCTGCAGAAGCTTCTTTCGTTGTCCTTCAAGGTTGAGGATCCGACGAAAAAGGACTTTCTGGGAAACCCGTTAAAGGTTGATACGCCTTATGTCGTGGATTGGTTCGGCGATGTGGCCGGCAATGCCATTCTCAATTGGTCTGTGCCGTTGGCGATCCTGTTCGCCATACCCATCATGCTGTTCATTGGCTATGCGATGGAACGCGGGCTGATCAAGCATTTCTACAAACGCCCTCATGCGGATCAGATCCTTGTTACCTTTGGTCTGGCCATCGTCATTCAGGAAATCGTCAAATATTTCTACGGCGCCAACCCGATCCCGACGCCAGCTCCAGATGTGTTCAAGGGCTCACTCGATTTTGGCGTGCTGATCGGATTTGCCGAGAACACGATCATCTATCCCTACTGGCGTCTGGTCTATTTCCTGTTCTCCGCCGTGATCATCGGCGCGGTGTTCGCCTTCCTGCGCTTCACCACCTTCGGCATGGTCGTCAGGGCCGGTATGGCTGATCGCGAAACCGTTGGCCTGCTCGGCATCAACATCGACAAACGCTTCACCATCATGTTCGGCTTGGCAGCCGCTGTCGCCGGGCTTGCCGGGGTCATGTATGCGCCGATCAACTCGCCCAACTATCACATGGGCATGGACTTCCTTGTGCTGTCGTTCGTTGTGGTCGTTGTGGGCGGCATGGGGTCTTTGCCCGGTGCGGTGCTGGCCGGATTTCTGCTTGGTATTCTTGAGAGCTTTGCCTCGATGAACGAAATCAAGTCAGTGATCCCGGGGATCGACCAAATCATCATTTATCTCGTTGCAATCATCATCCTCTTGACCCGCCCGCGCGGTCTGATGGGTCGCAAAGGCGTGATGGAGGAATAA
- a CDS encoding L-fuculose-phosphate aldolase, with the protein MTDRMDTRQNRQSIIDAGLEMNATGLNQGTSGNISLRCETGILITPSGIAYDKLVPEDIVLVREDGSCPDEQVPSSEWKFHFAAYRAQKTANAVVHNHALNATTLAILNRPIPAIHYMVAVGGGNDIPVIDYATYGTGALSDLVHEGLIERKAILMRHHGMIATGPTLAKAMWLAGEVEALATLYVNLLQITDTPPCLPDDEIDRVLKKFESYGLREKA; encoded by the coding sequence GTGACAGACAGGATGGATACGCGACAAAACCGCCAAAGCATCATCGATGCCGGGCTGGAGATGAATGCCACGGGCCTCAATCAGGGAACCTCAGGCAACATCAGCCTCCGATGCGAAACGGGAATATTGATCACCCCGTCTGGAATCGCCTATGACAAGCTTGTCCCGGAAGACATTGTCCTCGTGAGAGAAGACGGCTCCTGCCCGGACGAGCAGGTACCCTCCAGCGAATGGAAGTTCCACTTCGCCGCCTATCGGGCCCAGAAGACCGCCAACGCCGTGGTCCACAACCACGCTCTCAACGCAACGACACTTGCCATTCTCAATCGCCCCATTCCGGCCATTCACTATATGGTCGCCGTTGGGGGCGGCAATGACATCCCGGTCATTGACTATGCGACCTACGGCACCGGGGCCCTGTCCGACCTTGTCCATGAAGGCCTCATTGAGCGCAAGGCGATCCTGATGCGTCACCACGGCATGATCGCGACCGGACCGACCCTCGCAAAAGCCATGTGGCTGGCGGGCGAAGTCGAGGCCCTTGCCACCCTGTATGTCAATCTGCTCCAGATCACCGACACGCCACCCTGCCTGCCCGATGATGAAATTGACCGCGTGCTGAAAAAGTTCGAGAGCTACGGCCTGCGGGAAAAGGCCTGA
- a CDS encoding 4'-phosphopantetheinyl transferase superfamily protein, with protein MNNNLSVTVLGSSPADTDQLEALLPLLSDEERSRQSTMRLASDRWNFALAHCLLRKELSRWHPSIAPQSWIFERTKTGKPVISAHQQTGIGPLDINITHTDGLVACAITNCGQVGIDAERWSRDIAIDRLARDVLTHRERTLIAKLPKDRQKAAFISHWTLKEASLKATGIGLNVELPSLDCHFANSEQPFSGVANIKGLPLPGETSGTDRENTGGQIMHLELFERADHALALAHLGQQAPVSPSLSECRLSDLLAH; from the coding sequence GTGAACAACAACCTGAGCGTCACCGTTCTTGGCTCCAGCCCCGCTGATACTGATCAGCTTGAGGCTCTGTTGCCGTTGCTGTCTGACGAGGAGCGGAGCCGTCAGAGCACGATGCGCCTCGCCTCGGATCGGTGGAACTTTGCCCTCGCCCACTGCCTTCTGCGCAAGGAGCTGAGCCGTTGGCATCCCTCGATTGCTCCTCAGAGCTGGATCTTTGAGCGCACGAAAACCGGCAAGCCGGTCATCTCGGCGCATCAGCAAACCGGGATTGGCCCGCTCGACATCAACATCACCCATACCGACGGACTGGTTGCCTGTGCCATCACCAATTGCGGACAGGTCGGCATTGATGCCGAACGCTGGTCTCGGGATATCGCAATCGACCGGCTGGCGCGAGATGTTCTCACTCATAGGGAACGGACGCTCATCGCCAAGCTCCCCAAAGACAGACAGAAAGCCGCGTTCATCAGCCACTGGACCCTGAAGGAAGCAAGCCTGAAGGCAACGGGCATCGGCCTCAATGTCGAATTGCCCTCACTGGACTGCCACTTCGCGAACAGTGAGCAGCCCTTCTCCGGGGTCGCCAACATCAAGGGATTGCCTCTGCCGGGCGAGACCTCAGGCACGGATCGTGAAAATACGGGTGGCCAGATCATGCATCTGGAGCTTTTTGAACGGGCAGACCATGCCCTCGCCCTCGCCCATCTCGGACAACAAGCCCCCGTCTCACCGAGCCTTAGCGAATGCAGGCTGTCCGACCTGCTTGCCCACTAA
- a CDS encoding substrate-binding protein, giving the protein MSKLTISRRGLIKTGAFVGAGLAMPTIFTSRASAFTNEPTGSTVTLGFNVPQTGPYADEGADELLAQKLAVEHLNGEGDGGCLQTFTSKALKGNGILGKKVEFVTGDTQTKSDAARASARSMIEKDGAVMINGGSSSGVAVAVQGLCQEAGVIFMAGLTHSNDTTGKDRKANGFRHFFNAYMSGAALAPILAKELGTDRRAYHLTADYTWGWTQQESMQAATEAMGWQTVNNVLTPLATTDFSSYIAPVINAGADVLVLNHYGGNMVNSLTNAVQFGLLDKMVNGKDFKIVVPLYSELMAAGAGENIKGVLGSMNYNWQLDNEGSKAFVKSFGEKYGRPPSNSAQTCYAQVLLYADACERAGTFNPCGVAEALEGFEFDGLGNGKTLYRKEDHQCFKDVLVVRGAQNPTTAYDTLEIVEVTPVDQVTYAPNHKMFGGDEASLGTCNAGA; this is encoded by the coding sequence ATGAGCAAGCTTACGATTTCGCGTCGCGGGTTGATCAAGACTGGAGCCTTTGTGGGTGCCGGTCTCGCCATGCCGACAATTTTTACTAGCAGAGCAAGTGCTTTCACCAACGAGCCGACCGGTTCGACTGTGACGCTCGGCTTCAACGTACCGCAAACCGGTCCTTATGCTGACGAAGGCGCAGACGAGCTTCTGGCTCAGAAGCTTGCCGTCGAGCACCTCAATGGCGAAGGCGACGGCGGTTGCCTTCAGACCTTCACCTCCAAGGCGCTCAAGGGCAACGGTATCCTTGGCAAGAAGGTTGAATTCGTAACCGGCGACACGCAGACCAAATCAGACGCAGCCCGCGCATCGGCAAGATCGATGATCGAAAAAGACGGCGCCGTCATGATCAACGGCGGTTCGTCCTCGGGCGTGGCCGTGGCCGTTCAGGGTCTGTGTCAGGAAGCTGGCGTCATCTTCATGGCTGGCCTCACGCACTCCAACGACACCACCGGCAAGGATCGCAAAGCCAACGGTTTCCGTCACTTCTTTAACGCCTATATGTCTGGTGCAGCCCTTGCCCCGATTCTGGCAAAAGAACTCGGCACTGATCGCCGCGCCTATCACCTGACCGCAGACTATACCTGGGGCTGGACGCAGCAGGAATCCATGCAGGCTGCTACCGAAGCCATGGGTTGGCAGACCGTCAACAACGTTCTGACGCCGCTGGCAACCACCGACTTCTCGTCCTACATCGCTCCGGTGATCAATGCGGGCGCGGACGTTCTGGTTCTCAACCATTACGGCGGCAACATGGTCAACTCTCTGACCAACGCGGTTCAGTTCGGCCTGCTTGACAAAATGGTCAATGGCAAGGACTTCAAGATTGTCGTGCCGCTCTATTCCGAGCTGATGGCCGCCGGTGCAGGCGAAAACATCAAGGGCGTTCTGGGGTCCATGAACTACAACTGGCAGCTGGACAACGAAGGCTCCAAGGCGTTCGTGAAATCCTTCGGCGAGAAATATGGTCGCCCGCCGTCCAACTCCGCACAGACCTGCTACGCTCAGGTTCTGCTCTATGCAGATGCCTGTGAACGCGCGGGCACCTTCAATCCGTGCGGTGTGGCCGAAGCTCTCGAAGGCTTCGAGTTCGACGGTCTCGGCAACGGCAAGACCCTTTACCGCAAAGAAGATCACCAGTGCTTCAAGGATGTTCTGGTCGTGCGTGGTGCTCAGAATCCGACCACGGCCTACGATACGCTGGAAATCGTCGAAGTTACCCCGGTTGATCAGGTTACCTACGCACCGAACCACAAGATGTTCGGCGGAGATGAAGCGTCGCTTGGTACCTGCAACGCCGGCGCATAA
- a CDS encoding FGGY-family carbohydrate kinase, which translates to MTKAILAIDEGTTNSKAILVVESGEIISRGSCPVETRHPQSGWVEQDADAIWTSTLSAIRSCLAAAPGTEIAAIGISNQRESILAWDRTTGDPLGPVITWQCRRTAEACDKLKAAGHEDRVIELTGLPLDPMFPATKVGWLLENHCKGKTAADVCIGTVDSWLIWKLSGNKVHACDASNASRTQLYDISKERWDESLCALFDVPMEMLPKVQNSSHIFTETFDVDGLPDGIPVASAIGDSHAALFGHGAYGLGDGKVTFGTGSSIMTTMPDFVVPPTGITTTIAWSLDGKPTYAFEGNILVSASILPWTAELLGQTDVTALLDLAQTVEDTEGVMLVPAHVGLGAPHWNSSARGLVCGLSFNSGKAHVARAAAESMAFQVHDVFEIIMQHSSHGIGRLFVDGGPSRNPFLMEMVANYVDHSLIIGESTEASAQGAAYLAGLAVGFWRDIDAIAALGRHGSRIEPDMDGTQRENALAMWRDAIARTML; encoded by the coding sequence GTGACGAAAGCAATTCTTGCCATTGATGAAGGCACAACCAACAGCAAAGCCATTCTGGTTGTCGAGAGTGGCGAGATCATCAGCCGGGGATCTTGTCCCGTTGAGACCCGGCATCCGCAGTCCGGGTGGGTCGAGCAGGACGCCGACGCGATCTGGACCAGCACGTTAAGTGCGATCAGGAGCTGCCTTGCCGCAGCCCCGGGGACGGAGATTGCCGCAATCGGGATCTCCAACCAGCGCGAGTCCATTCTCGCCTGGGACAGGACGACCGGCGATCCCCTTGGTCCGGTCATCACATGGCAGTGCCGACGCACGGCGGAGGCTTGCGACAAGCTCAAGGCAGCAGGGCATGAGGACAGGGTGATTGAATTGACCGGCCTGCCACTGGATCCCATGTTTCCGGCGACAAAGGTCGGCTGGCTGCTCGAAAATCATTGCAAAGGCAAAACTGCTGCAGATGTTTGTATTGGCACGGTCGACTCCTGGCTGATCTGGAAGCTGTCGGGCAACAAGGTTCATGCCTGTGATGCGTCCAACGCGTCCCGCACCCAATTGTATGACATCTCCAAGGAGCGCTGGGATGAGAGCCTCTGTGCGCTGTTTGACGTTCCCATGGAAATGCTGCCCAAGGTTCAGAATTCCTCGCACATTTTTACCGAAACGTTTGATGTTGACGGGTTGCCAGACGGTATCCCAGTAGCTTCGGCGATTGGCGATTCCCATGCCGCTTTGTTCGGCCATGGTGCCTACGGTCTGGGCGACGGCAAGGTGACCTTCGGGACGGGCTCGTCCATCATGACCACCATGCCGGATTTTGTCGTGCCACCAACGGGCATCACGACGACGATTGCGTGGTCCCTTGACGGCAAACCGACCTATGCCTTTGAAGGCAATATCCTTGTCAGTGCATCGATCCTGCCATGGACGGCGGAGCTTCTTGGTCAGACCGATGTCACTGCGTTGCTTGATCTCGCCCAGACTGTCGAGGACACCGAAGGCGTGATGTTGGTTCCTGCGCATGTGGGGCTCGGTGCGCCACACTGGAACTCGTCCGCCCGTGGGTTGGTGTGCGGCCTGTCGTTCAATTCCGGCAAGGCGCATGTTGCGCGTGCGGCGGCCGAAAGCATGGCGTTTCAGGTGCATGATGTCTTCGAGATCATCATGCAGCATTCGAGCCATGGCATCGGACGTCTGTTTGTCGATGGCGGGCCGAGCCGCAATCCGTTTCTGATGGAAATGGTTGCCAACTATGTTGATCATTCGCTGATCATCGGTGAGAGCACGGAGGCGTCGGCGCAAGGGGCTGCCTATCTTGCAGGGCTTGCGGTTGGTTTTTGGCGGGACATCGATGCGATCGCCGCTCTGGGCCGTCACGGCTCGCGGATCGAGCCTGATATGGATGGGACGCAACGTGAGAATGCGCTTGCGATGTGGCGCGACGCTATAGCGCGTACAATGCTTTGA
- the ribB gene encoding 3,4-dihydroxy-2-butanone-4-phosphate synthase, which produces MTDMERVSEAIRAFERGEIVVVMDDDDRENEGDLIAAATKITPEQMAFFVRHTSGIVCAPMTGPDAARLHLDPMVANNNAPLSTAFTVSVDYKHGTTTGISAEERCSTVHALANPNVSSIDFVKPGHVFPLVAREGGVLMRSGHTEAAIDLCNLAGLPPFGVLSELVNDDGTVKRGPQVVAFAEEHGLKMVSVADLIAYRQRTERLIEKRDSFEVETKFGTAKAVTFTAPFDQVHHIALIFGDIRDGVDIPVRLHQENVVNDVFGPSCSLDTIMERFTNDRGVLVYLRDGSPGVVTASLRSNRGLDAAQNEAHETARSRDEEWRDIGLGAQILKELGISSIRLLSSRERHYVGLEGFGLEIKRTDII; this is translated from the coding sequence ATGACCGATATGGAACGGGTTTCTGAAGCCATTCGCGCCTTTGAGCGGGGCGAAATCGTGGTCGTCATGGATGATGATGATCGTGAGAACGAAGGCGATCTGATCGCTGCTGCGACCAAGATCACGCCGGAACAAATGGCATTCTTTGTCCGTCACACCTCGGGAATTGTCTGTGCGCCGATGACGGGCCCTGATGCTGCTCGGCTGCATCTCGATCCGATGGTGGCCAACAACAATGCACCCCTCTCGACTGCCTTCACCGTTTCGGTGGATTACAAGCATGGCACCACTACCGGCATTTCTGCCGAAGAGCGTTGCTCAACCGTGCATGCTCTGGCCAATCCCAATGTCTCTTCCATCGACTTTGTGAAGCCCGGCCATGTGTTTCCGCTGGTTGCACGCGAAGGCGGCGTGCTGATGCGTTCCGGTCATACGGAAGCTGCGATCGATCTGTGTAACCTTGCCGGTCTGCCGCCATTCGGTGTGCTGTCTGAACTGGTCAATGATGATGGCACCGTCAAGCGCGGCCCGCAGGTGGTGGCCTTTGCCGAGGAACATGGCCTCAAGATGGTTTCCGTTGCCGACCTGATCGCTTATCGTCAGCGCACGGAGCGTTTGATCGAGAAGCGCGACAGCTTCGAGGTCGAGACCAAGTTCGGTACAGCCAAGGCGGTCACCTTCACGGCTCCTTTTGATCAGGTGCATCACATCGCTCTGATCTTCGGCGATATCCGTGATGGCGTCGACATTCCGGTGCGTCTGCATCAAGAAAATGTCGTTAATGACGTGTTCGGTCCGTCCTGCTCACTTGATACGATCATGGAACGCTTCACGAATGATCGCGGCGTGCTGGTTTATCTGCGCGATGGTTCCCCCGGAGTGGTCACCGCTTCCCTGCGTTCCAACCGCGGACTGGATGCAGCCCAGAACGAAGCTCATGAGACGGCACGGTCCCGTGACGAAGAGTGGCGCGATATCGGTCTGGGTGCCCAGATCCTGAAGGAACTCGGCATCTCCTCCATTCGCCTGCTCAGCTCCAGAGAGCGCCATTATGTCGGACTGGAAGGCTTCGGGCTCGAAATCAAGAGAACTGATATCATCTGA